In Chitinophaga oryzae, the sequence GTATCGTGTTTCCGTTTAATAACCTGGTGGGCTTCCGTCCGAATTCCACCCTGTATGATTCTGATTTCAAACCACAAAACACCAGATCATACGAGTTCGGTGCTGAACTGGGTTTCCTGAAAAACAGAATCAGCCTGGAATATTCTTATACTTCACAGAACACCATCGACCAGATCTTTGCAGTGCCCCTGGCCGGGTCTACCGGTTTTGCACAGGTATACCAGAATGGTGGCGAAATGTCTGCCAAAGTGCATGAGATTACACTGAAAACCACGCCGGTTAAAACCAACAATTTTGAGTGGAACCTGAATGTGAACTATACTAAAGTTATTACTGAGGTAGTGAAACTGGCTGATGGTGTAGACAACATCTTCCTGGGTGGTTTTACTGATCCGCAGGTGCGTGCAGCCATTGGATATTCTTATCCTTCTATTTACGGTACCACCTTCGCTCGCAACAACGAAGGCAAAATGATGCTGGATGATGATGGATTCCCTATCGGAGGCACTGATGGTGTTATCGGTAGCGTTACGCCGAAGTTCATTATGGACTACTCCACTACCCTGCGTTATAAATTTATCCACCTGAGCGCATTGTTACAGTGGAAAAATGGCGGTCAGATGTATTCCGGCGCCAACAGGCTGATTGACCTGTATGGTACTTCCAAAAGAACGGAAAGCCGTGCCACCGACGAGATCAAGTATGAAGGTGTAAAAGCATCTACAGTTAAACCTGATGGTAGCGGCGGAGAACCTAATGATAAGGTAATTAAAGGCGCTGAAGCGCTGCAGGACCTGTACAATGTACTGGGTACCATTTCCGAAGCCAATATATATGGTACTTCTTACCTGAAATTAAGAGAGGTTTCCGTAGGTGTTGACCTGCCCCGCAGCATCCTGGACCGTTTGAAAGTATTTAAAGCAGCCAGCCTGAACGTATCTGCACGTAACATTTTGCTGTGGACAGAGTTGCCTAACTTCGATCCGGAGTCTTCTCAGGGTAACGGTAACATGCAGGGCGGTTTCGACTATATGTCCCTGCCTCAGACACGTAGCGTTGGTGTTGGTCTTAACCTGACTTTCTAATTTTTAAAGCACATTGATTATGAAACATTGGAGATATATAATGGTGCCGTTGGTCGCGTTGTCCTTTACAGCTTGTACGGACAAGATCATGGATGATATTAATAAGAACCGGAACGATGCAGAGAATGTATTAGCAGCAAACGAATTGCCTACTGTTACTACAGAGACATCCTTTGGTACCACCGGTACGGATATGGCCTGGTATGCATCTGTATTTGTAGAACTGAATACAGGTACCCACGGCCAGATGAGAGATGCAGACATGCGTGTGGGCGTGACCGCATCTTCCCTGATGAATAACAGCTGGAACGCGGTTTATGATAATATGATGATCCTGCAGGACATTATTAAAAAATGCTCCCCGGGTGGTTCTGAACCTGAAAATACAGCTACTCTTGGCATCGGGCAGGTGCTGATGGCTTACAATCTGGCAATTGTGACAGATATGTGGGGGCAGGCGCCTTTTAACGAAGCACTGAAAGGTTTGGATAACCGTCATCCGAAATATGATAAACAACAGGACATTTATACTAAGGTGATCATTCCTTACCTGGACGCTGCCATTGCTAATTTTGCCAAACCGGTGGACCAGGGTATTATCAATAAAATTAAGCAGAACGACCTTATTCACGAAGGGAAGATGGACAGATGGGTTAAAGCTGCGTGGAGCCTTAAAATGCGGTATTATCTTCACCTGACAGGCGTGATGCCCGATGCTGCAGACAAAGCGCTGGCCTGCCTGCCTAAGGGTATCGATAAGGCAGAGAATGCATTTGTTTTCAACAAGTACCAGCCTACCGCAACCGGAGAGAACCCTTGGTTTCAGCACCTGTGGGACAGAAACGGACTGTCTACCAGCAAGACCTTGTATGATCTGATGAACCTGCGTAACGATCCCCGCATGAAGACCTATTTCGATACACTGAAAGGAGGTGTTATTGTGCCGGCTCCTAACGGTACCGCGTTGGAAAGCCAGGGAACACGCTACTCAACATCGAAACTCTCCCAGAACAATACAGCGCCTACTCCGCTGATGAGCTATCATGAGGTGAAGTTTATCGAGGCAGAACTGCTCGCTAAAAAAGGTCAGGACTTCAGGCCCGCTTTACAGGCAGCTGTGGAAGCCAGCTTTGCCTACCATGGTGTAGCTGGAGGAACAGATTATTATACCAACAAAGTCGTTCCTTTACTGGGTACCACACAGGCCGCAAACCTGAAAGAGATCCTGACTCAGAAGTACATCGCGTTCTATGAAGCTGAGGCAATTGAAGCTTACAACGATTACCGCAGAACAAGGATCCCGACATTGAACAATCCGAATAACACCAACGCTGCTTATGGTTTTGTGGAAAGATTCCCTTACCCTACCAGCGAAACGTCCAACAACGGCGCCAATGTTCCTACTGTAAATATCTTTAAGAACAAAATCTGGTGGGCCGGCGGCACAGAATAATCAACCGCTTTTTCAGATAACCGGGAAAAGGCTGTCCATTTCGGACAGCCTTTTCTTTTGCCCCTTCCCTCCCTGAACTAACACGAACGTGCTACTTGTTTACTGGTAGCTTTTACTATATTTGGCCCCTGATCGTGAATAATGATCATGTGGACCAGAATCTGAGAGGTGTAATTGAAATCTAAATCGGTAATAAAAATTGGTTTTCGGTATATGCTTATGAGAAAACGCCTGACCAGCCTTTTCTTCACTTTTCCTGTTGACATAAACGCGCCAACACCGCTGTAGTATTAAGTTTTTCTTGGTATTTGCATAGAGGGTAAATTAAAATATATCGTCGTAGGTGTGACGGATATCATGTCAACTAAAAATTGGTTTTGCTTATTTAATCTGAATTAAATTTTCTACGGAAAAATTTTCCGGCTAGTCGTTTTGTTGTTATTAAAACGCAGCTATCGCTGCGTATAGGATTTCGTTTGCCTGAATGTTTTTTTATAAGTGCATTGGTGCTTATCGGCACCTCCATGCCTGAACTTTTTGTTATCAGTTACATTTCTCAAATCAAAATCGCTTATGAAGAAAGGATTGCTTCTCTGGCTGTTTGTGGCTCTCAGCGCGTTACAGGCGCTGGCGCAAACACGAACAATCTCCGGTAAAGTGACCGATGCAAAGGATGGCGCGCCTTTGCCGGGTGTTACCGTACGAATTGTTAGTAGTACTAACGGCACCGTTACAAATGCTACCGGTGAATTCCAATTGAAAGTAGAAGGAAAAGTTGCTGCGCTGGAACTTTCTTTTGTGGGCTATGCTACCCAGCAGGTGAGCATTGCCGGTAAAAACAATGTAGATGTAAAACTGGCAAGGGATGAAAAAGGCCTGAGTGAAGTAGTCGTAGTAGGTTATGGAACCGTGGAAAGGAAAAACCTTACCGCTGCGGTGTCCAGCATTAAAGGCACTGCACTGACCAACCAGGCCAATTCCAGCGTAGACCGCCAGCTGGCAGGCCAGGTGGCAGGCGTACAGGTAGCGGTGCCCAGCGGCATCCTCGGCCAGGCCGCCCGCGTGCGCATCCGCGGTACCAACTCACTGACCAGCAGCGCTGATCCGCTGTATGTGATCGACGGTGTGCCTTATATCACCGGCAACCAGAGCGGCGTTACCCCTAACAACCCGCTGGGGGATATCAATCCCAATGACATTGAAAGCATGGAAGTGCTGAAAGATGGCGCCGCAACAGCTATCTACGGTTCCCGTGCCGCCAATGGCGTGATCCTTATCACCACCAAGAGAGGTAAACTCGGAAGATCCAGGATCACCTACGATAACTGGTTTGCCGCTGCAACGCCTTCCAAACGTTTCGATTTGCTGAATGCTGATGAATTTGTGACCATCGCTAACGAAAAATATGCAAACGTAGGCAAAGCTGCCGTAGCTTTCCCCACTCCTAACCCGGCTGGTGGCAACTATAATACCGACTGGCAGAAGATCGTTACCCGTACCGGCTTCCAGCATAACCATGCCCTGTCTCTCAGCGGCGCCAATGAGCAAACCAACTATTACGTTTCCATGGGTTACACTGAGCTGAATGGTATTGCCGTAGGTAACAGCCAGCGTAAATACCAGGCGCGTTTCAAACTGGAACAAAAGGCGCTGGACGTGATCACCGTAGGTATCAATGCCAATGTGTCCCATATCACCAACAACGGTCTTAATAACAGCACCTCCGGCCTTTCCGGTAACATTACCAACGCACTGCGTGCATTGCCTAACGTACCGGCCAAATGGAACGACGGCACCTACAACCTCAGCGCCGATAAACAGGTACTGGGCAGCGGCGCCAACACAGAAAAAATCACCGACAACTATACCAATATCCTGTACGTAATAGATAACAACATCTATCGTAACCAGAACCTGAACGTGACCGGTAACGCATTTGCCAATGTACAGATCATCAAAGGACTGGATGTGCGGACACAGATCGGCATCAACGCGCTGAATGGTGAAGACTTCCAATACTGGAACCCCGTTCACGGAGATGGCCGTAACTCAAAAGGTATCGTATTCCAGCAGGCTATTCCCAGCTTCCGGTACAACTGGGTAAATACCATCACCTATAATAAACAACTGGGCAGCCATAACATCAACGCGGTAGCGGGCCTCGAGTACCAGAAAACCAGAGAGCGCAGCTTCTCTGCCAACGGTACCAACCTTACCAGTGCTTTCTTCGGACAGAACAACGTGATCACTAACGGCGCCGGCACCCAAACAATCGGTGGCGATATCATCGAACGCGCTTTCCAGTCTTACTTCGTAAGGGCTACCTATGCTTACCTGGACCGCTACATCGTATCCGGTACCTTCCGTCGCGATGCCATCTCTTCCCTGCCTCCGGGCAATCAGAACGCTGATCTGCCGGGTGTTTCCGTAGGATGGAGACTGTCACAGGAAAATTTCTTCCGCAATTCCGACGCACTGCGCTTTATCAGCAACCTGAAAATCAGAGGTGGCTATGCGAAAGTAGGTAACGTGGAAATCGGGTCTTACCCTTATGCCGGTACTTACAAAACAGTGCTGTACGGTAATGACCTGGCACTGGCTTACAATCAGCTGTACAACCCTGAACTGTCTTTCGAAACCAGCAAAAAAACCAACATCGGCCTGGACCTGGGACTGCTGAAAGACAGGATCAACATCACTGCCGAGTACTTCAAAAATGACATCGATGGTATGGTGCTGGCGGCTCCTACGCCTCCTTCCCTGGGTATCCCCGGCGCCGGTAAACCCAATGTTATCAACCGTAACATCGGTAAAATGTATAACAAAGGCTTTGAGTTCTCTGTGAACAGTACCAATATTCAGCGCGAGGACTTTACCTGGAGCACCGGTTTTAATATCTCCTTTGTGAAAAACGAAGTGACCGGACTGGTAAACAACGCCGATATGGTGTACGCCTATAACATCACCAGAGTAGGAGAATCCGTGGGTAGCTTCTATGGTTATGAATCAGTTGGTGTAAATCCGGCTAACGGTAACCCGCTGTGGCGGAAGGCTAATGGAACTATCGTACAGGGTGATTTCAAATCCAGCGCCTATTACGCTTATGATCCGTCCAAGCCGGAAGATATGAGCAAGAAAGCAGAAGCATTAACGGCGACGGATAAACGCGTTTTGGGCAGATCAACGCCTACTTATTATGGTGGTTTGACCAACACCTTTACCTACAAGGGTTTTGACCTGAACATCTTCCTGTCTTTCGCCGGTGGCAACAAAGTGTATAACATTACCCGCCAGGAAGCACTGAACAACCAGAAGTTCCAGAATGCCGGTAAAGAACTGCTCAACAGATGGACTACGCCAGGACAGGTAACGGATGTGCCTAAACTGTATCAGGGTTCTGACAACTTCGTGTTACAGAATGGCAACGTATCCAGCCGCTTCCTTGAAGATGGTAAATTTATCCGTGCTCAGAACATTGGCCTGGGCTATACCGTGCCAAAGCGTATCGTGGAAAGCATCCGTCTGAGCAATATCCGGGTGTTTGCTCAGGTGCAGAATGCCTTTGTGATCACCAGCTATTCCGGTATGGACCCGGAACTGAACGCCTACAGCGGTACCCGTGTGAATACTGAGCCGGGATTGGATTTTAACACAAACCCGATGCCGCGTACCTACACTATCGGTATTAATGTTGGACTGTAAAATTTAGCATCATGACAAAGAAATTCAGATATCAATATAACGGAAACATTACCAGGGTTGTAGCGGGAGTGCTGCTGATAGCAGCCGGTTTGTCTTCCTGCAGCAAGTTCACAGAACTCACTCCTAAGAACCAGTTGGCGGACAATACTGTTTTTAAGGATTCTGCGCAGGTGGAGCTTGCATTGAACGGCGTGTATAACGCTGCTGCCATCGGTAGCTACAACGATAGCTATACCGCCGGCCGGGGTTATCCTTTCGGCGCTGCTTCCATTGAGCAGGGCGAGATGAGAGGGGAAGATATGATCAACCTCGAAGGGTTTTATGAGATCACCTATAAAGCCCAGTATTCCCCCACGTCTGCCAACAACGTCAATATGTGGGTGAACCTGTATGCGCTGATCAACCAGGCAAATACCTTCATTGAAGGGGCGCAGGCTGCTGCAACAACGGGAATTATCTCTTCCGGCAAGGCGCTGCAGCTGGAGTCCGAAGCACGCTTCCTGCGCGCTTTGGCCCATCATGAACTGCTGATCCACTTCTGCAGGCCTTATGCTTCCAAAAATGGCGGTGAAGTGGGGATCCCCTACCGTACCATTGCGATGAACTCGGTTTCAAAAATAGACGAAGCGCTGAAAGTAGGCAGAGGCACGGTCGCAGAAGCATACGACAAATTGCTGGCCGACCTGGATTTCGCAGAAGCTAACCTGAACGGTAGTACGAAATTCGGGTATAACCACGCTACAAAAGGAGCGGTTATTGCTCTCAAAATGAGAGTTAAGCTGCACAAAGGCGATTATACCGGTGTTATTGCAGAAGGTACCAAACTGGGTACTGCTGCTGCCGGAACGTCTTTCAACAGCCCGGTCAACGGATATGCACTGGCTGCCAGTCCCGACGAACCATTCACCAAGAACGATAAAAACAGCGAGTCCGTTTTCTCTATTGCGAACAGTGCATTGGCCAATGGAGACACCAACGGCGCCCTGCCTTCCATGTTCCTGCCCTCCACCAGCGGTGGCCGCGGCCTGGTAGCTACCAGTCCTAACCTGTACAATGCTGCGTTCTGGGCGGAAGACGACCTGCGGAGATCATTGCTGCAGATCAAACAAACGACTACCAAAGACGGCAAGCCGGTGGATAACTACTACTTCAGCTATAAATACCGCGATGGGCTCAATAAGTCCGACTGGGCGCCTATTATCCGTTATGCGGAGGTGCTGCTGAATGCTGCGGAAGCGTATGCCCGTACTGGTAATACCGCTCAGGCTTTTGCCCTGTACAATGCGGTACGTAACAGGTCCCTGCCTGCTGCCAGTCCAAACAGGATCACCACGCCTCCGGCAGATATGATGCTGGCCATCCTGAACGAGCGTCGTGTTGAATTTGCCGGCGAAGGACGCCGCTGGCCGGATATCCACCGCCTGGCGCTGGATCCGGTATATTCTGCGAAAGGTATTCCTGCCAAGGTGCTGAAGAGTGATCTTAAAACAGATGGCAGTGATTACAATGTGGTCACTAAACCAGTGGTAAAACCCAGCTATAACGCGATCTCCTATACGGACTTCCGTTTTATCTGGCCTGTTCCATCCACTGAAACTGCTTCCAATCCTAATCTGAAGCAGAATCCTGAATACTAGCAAATTCTCCATAGCAATAGATGATGAGTAACATATATTCAGTTAACATTTGTCCCGGGATTCCTCCCGGGACTTTTTTATAAGCTAGATAACTAACCTTGTTTTTGATCTTTGATCATCTTCCTGGTTATTGTATCTTTATAAAGATTGTATTGTTAATTCTTTTGTACTGAATTGTTTTTCCCTAACTCAAAAAACCGAATTGTTATGAAGACTCTGATGGCCGCTGTGGCCTGTTGTTTATTAGCCTGCATCCTTTTCTTCGCCTGCCAGAAAAGCAAAAATGACGATATGCCCGCTAAAGAAGACATTTCCGCCAATGTATTGGCTAAAATATCTGCGCTCGGCTTTAGTAAAAAAGGTGTGATAAAAGTGAAGGACGGTTATATCGTCGAAGGTGATATTTTTCTCACAGAAAAAGATCTTGACAGAAAAAATGAAGGACTGAAATTACATATTGCCGAGACAGAACACTACAGGACCAATGCGTTGGTAAATGTAGGGGGGCTGGGCGGCGCCGGCACCCGTGAAATCACTATTTCGGCGGCCAACATGCCTGCCGATTATATTGCGGCTGTAGACGCAGCTATTGCAAGGTATAATGACCTGCATTTAAAATTACATTTTTCCAGGGTGCAGAGTAACGCCACTATCTCCGTCATAGCAGCTGTCTTACCGGATAAAGTGCTCGGTAATTCAGGTTATCCGGACGGTAGCGGAAATCCGGCCAATACCATCCGGATGAATGTGGGATATATCGGTAGTGATTATACGGTTGGATTCCTGACAGGTATTATTGCGCATGAAATTGGGCATTGTATCGGTTTCCGGCATACGGACTATACCGATATCAGTTTTAGCTGTTATGGAGATCCCAATCAACCGGAAGACCCGGGCAGCGTTGGCTCCGTACAAATCCCGGGAACGCCTGCCGGGCCGGATCAAAACAGCTGGATGCTGGCCTGTGTAGGTCGCTACGATGCCCGTCCTTTTACAACCAATGATGCTACGGCCCTCAATTACCTGTATGGATGCGGTTCCGAAGGTACCAAGGTAGTCAATGGCATTTGCGAAGTAGGCACCAAAAAGATAGTTAGCGCTATCAAGCAGGGTAATACCTACAGGTGTACCTATGTGTATATTTTTAGTGATGGTTCTCAAAGTGTCAACTACGTTCATACCAGCACATCTCCTTGTCCGATAGATCCTGTATGAGCTGTTAAAAGCAAATTGTTTCCGTAAGAATATAAACACGCTGGCCGGCTTGATATCAAGCCGGCCAGCGTGTTTATAAATATATCGGGAAAATATTACTTCAGTACTTCCTGCAGTTTGGCAGTCAGTGCGTCGCCTCTGAGGTCGCTGGCGATCACTTTACCTTGCGGGTCCAGGAGGAAGTTGGTAGGAATGGCATTGATGCCATACAGCGGCACTACGGAAGAGTCCCAGAATTTCAGGTCGCTGACATGGTTCCAGGTGAGGCCGTCTTTAGCGATAGCGGCCAGCCACTGATCTTTGGTTTTATCCAGAGACACGCCAAGCACTGTAAAGTTTTTGCCTTTGAACTGCTGGAAAGCTTTCACT encodes:
- a CDS encoding SusD/RagB family nutrient-binding outer membrane lipoprotein, coding for MKHWRYIMVPLVALSFTACTDKIMDDINKNRNDAENVLAANELPTVTTETSFGTTGTDMAWYASVFVELNTGTHGQMRDADMRVGVTASSLMNNSWNAVYDNMMILQDIIKKCSPGGSEPENTATLGIGQVLMAYNLAIVTDMWGQAPFNEALKGLDNRHPKYDKQQDIYTKVIIPYLDAAIANFAKPVDQGIINKIKQNDLIHEGKMDRWVKAAWSLKMRYYLHLTGVMPDAADKALACLPKGIDKAENAFVFNKYQPTATGENPWFQHLWDRNGLSTSKTLYDLMNLRNDPRMKTYFDTLKGGVIVPAPNGTALESQGTRYSTSKLSQNNTAPTPLMSYHEVKFIEAELLAKKGQDFRPALQAAVEASFAYHGVAGGTDYYTNKVVPLLGTTQAANLKEILTQKYIAFYEAEAIEAYNDYRRTRIPTLNNPNNTNAAYGFVERFPYPTSETSNNGANVPTVNIFKNKIWWAGGTE
- a CDS encoding SusC/RagA family TonB-linked outer membrane protein codes for the protein MKKGLLLWLFVALSALQALAQTRTISGKVTDAKDGAPLPGVTVRIVSSTNGTVTNATGEFQLKVEGKVAALELSFVGYATQQVSIAGKNNVDVKLARDEKGLSEVVVVGYGTVERKNLTAAVSSIKGTALTNQANSSVDRQLAGQVAGVQVAVPSGILGQAARVRIRGTNSLTSSADPLYVIDGVPYITGNQSGVTPNNPLGDINPNDIESMEVLKDGAATAIYGSRAANGVILITTKRGKLGRSRITYDNWFAAATPSKRFDLLNADEFVTIANEKYANVGKAAVAFPTPNPAGGNYNTDWQKIVTRTGFQHNHALSLSGANEQTNYYVSMGYTELNGIAVGNSQRKYQARFKLEQKALDVITVGINANVSHITNNGLNNSTSGLSGNITNALRALPNVPAKWNDGTYNLSADKQVLGSGANTEKITDNYTNILYVIDNNIYRNQNLNVTGNAFANVQIIKGLDVRTQIGINALNGEDFQYWNPVHGDGRNSKGIVFQQAIPSFRYNWVNTITYNKQLGSHNINAVAGLEYQKTRERSFSANGTNLTSAFFGQNNVITNGAGTQTIGGDIIERAFQSYFVRATYAYLDRYIVSGTFRRDAISSLPPGNQNADLPGVSVGWRLSQENFFRNSDALRFISNLKIRGGYAKVGNVEIGSYPYAGTYKTVLYGNDLALAYNQLYNPELSFETSKKTNIGLDLGLLKDRINITAEYFKNDIDGMVLAAPTPPSLGIPGAGKPNVINRNIGKMYNKGFEFSVNSTNIQREDFTWSTGFNISFVKNEVTGLVNNADMVYAYNITRVGESVGSFYGYESVGVNPANGNPLWRKANGTIVQGDFKSSAYYAYDPSKPEDMSKKAEALTATDKRVLGRSTPTYYGGLTNTFTYKGFDLNIFLSFAGGNKVYNITRQEALNNQKFQNAGKELLNRWTTPGQVTDVPKLYQGSDNFVLQNGNVSSRFLEDGKFIRAQNIGLGYTVPKRIVESIRLSNIRVFAQVQNAFVITSYSGMDPELNAYSGTRVNTEPGLDFNTNPMPRTYTIGINVGL
- a CDS encoding RagB/SusD family nutrient uptake outer membrane protein, translating into MTKKFRYQYNGNITRVVAGVLLIAAGLSSCSKFTELTPKNQLADNTVFKDSAQVELALNGVYNAAAIGSYNDSYTAGRGYPFGAASIEQGEMRGEDMINLEGFYEITYKAQYSPTSANNVNMWVNLYALINQANTFIEGAQAAATTGIISSGKALQLESEARFLRALAHHELLIHFCRPYASKNGGEVGIPYRTIAMNSVSKIDEALKVGRGTVAEAYDKLLADLDFAEANLNGSTKFGYNHATKGAVIALKMRVKLHKGDYTGVIAEGTKLGTAAAGTSFNSPVNGYALAASPDEPFTKNDKNSESVFSIANSALANGDTNGALPSMFLPSTSGGRGLVATSPNLYNAAFWAEDDLRRSLLQIKQTTTKDGKPVDNYYFSYKYRDGLNKSDWAPIIRYAEVLLNAAEAYARTGNTAQAFALYNAVRNRSLPAASPNRITTPPADMMLAILNERRVEFAGEGRRWPDIHRLALDPVYSAKGIPAKVLKSDLKTDGSDYNVVTKPVVKPSYNAISYTDFRFIWPVPSTETASNPNLKQNPEY
- a CDS encoding M57 family metalloprotease, with protein sequence MKTLMAAVACCLLACILFFACQKSKNDDMPAKEDISANVLAKISALGFSKKGVIKVKDGYIVEGDIFLTEKDLDRKNEGLKLHIAETEHYRTNALVNVGGLGGAGTREITISAANMPADYIAAVDAAIARYNDLHLKLHFSRVQSNATISVIAAVLPDKVLGNSGYPDGSGNPANTIRMNVGYIGSDYTVGFLTGIIAHEIGHCIGFRHTDYTDISFSCYGDPNQPEDPGSVGSVQIPGTPAGPDQNSWMLACVGRYDARPFTTNDATALNYLYGCGSEGTKVVNGICEVGTKKIVSAIKQGNTYRCTYVYIFSDGSQSVNYVHTSTSPCPIDPV